A section of the Scyliorhinus torazame isolate Kashiwa2021f chromosome 21, sScyTor2.1, whole genome shotgun sequence genome encodes:
- the LOC140398468 gene encoding uncharacterized protein codes for MYIRGGLSKPLAIVVWHLTPHWSPKIVLPRAIGLLKSEDRMHPVVLSCLGVLVSALKTDGLKMCPHRCSCYDSSRFVDCKGRSLAHIPRDVPRGTWMLDFRLNNLSEIPAAAFGGLWSMRIALLARNRVQRIHPGAFGSLLFLEKLDLGGNRVGQLPADFSDGLQRLLELRLCDNRLERLQRGGLRCLESLEKLDLSANRLVSMETGVFKGLYKLRHLLLQNNRLRVVEAGFFLMLQGLEALHLEDNNITAIQAEAFASLRSLSLLGLSGNRLGHIKFKTFLSIQTQGTHLLLADNRWTCDCDLQRVFGKILSVRHLHVDDYGNISCSAPGQLSGYLLVAVDSQLCVAETATVLVITGTVLVTVIAAIVMAERNRKKSANKSWNDSEGPFDSQDK; via the coding sequence ATGTATATCCGAGGTGGGCTTTCTAAACCTTTAGCCATCGTGGTTTGGCATTTGACCCCCCACTGGTCTCCTAAAATTGTATTGCCCAGGGCGATTGGTCTGCTGAAAAGTGAGGACAGGATGCACCCAGTGGTTCTTAGTTGCCTCGGGGTCTTGGTCAGCGCGCTGAAGACGGATGGGCTCAAAATGTGTCCCCACCGTTGCTCCTGCTACGATTCCTCCCGCTTCGTGGACTGCAAAGGGCGCTCCTTGGCCCACATCCCCAGGGACGTCCCGCGCGGCACCTGGATGCTGGATTTCAGGCTCAACAACCTGAGCGAGATCCCCGCCGCTGCTTTCGGGGGGCTGTGGTCCATGAGGATCGCCCTGCTGGCCCGCAACCGGGTGCAGCGCATCCACCCGGGGGCTTTCGGCTCCTTGCTCTTCCTGGAGAAGCTGGACCTGGGCGGCAACCGCGTCGGGCAGCTGCCGGCGGATTTCTCGGACGGCCTGCAGCGCTTGCTGGAGCTGAGGCTGTGCGACAACCGCCTGGAGCGCCTGCAGCGCGGCGGCCTGAGGTGCCTGGAGAGCCTGGAGAAACTGGACCTGAGCGCCAACCGGCTCGTCTCCATGGAGACGGGGGTTTTCAAAGGCCTGTACAAACTCCGCCACCTGCTCCTCCAGAACAACCGGCTGCGGGTGGTCGAGGCGGGCTTCTTCCTCATGCTTCAGGGTCTGGAGGCCCTGCACCTGGAAGACAACAACATCACCGCCATCCAGGCCGAGGCCTTCGCCTCCCTGCGCAGCCTGAGCCTGCTGGGCCTGAGCGGCAACCGCCTCGGCCACATCAAGTTCAAGACCTTCCTGAGCATCCAGACGCAGGGCACCCACCTCCTGCTCGCCGACAACCGCTGGACGTGCGACTGTGACCTCCAGAGGGTGTTCGGCAAGATCCTGAGTGTCCGCCACCTGCACGTAGACGATTACGGCAACATCAGCTGCTCGGCCCCCGGGCAGCTGAGCGGCTACCTGCTGGTGGCCGTCGACTCGCAGCTGTGCGTCGCCGAGACCGCCACCGTGCTGGTGATAACCGGCACCGTGCTGGTCACCGTCATCGCGGCCATCGTCATGGCCGAGAGGAACCGAAAGAAGAGCGCCAACAAGAGCTGGAATGACAGCGAGGGGCCCTTCGACTCCCAGGACAAGTGA